A region from the Silene latifolia isolate original U9 population chromosome 7, ASM4854445v1, whole genome shotgun sequence genome encodes:
- the LOC141591880 gene encoding large ribosomal subunit protein uL13w-like, translating to MVSGSGVMSKRVVIDARHHMLGRTASIVAKELLSGQKVVVVRCEEIALSGGLVRQKMKYLRFLRKRMNTKPSHGPIHFRAPSKIFWRTVRGMIPHKTKRGAAALARLKVYEGVPPPYDKVKRMVVPDALKVLRLQKGHKYCLLGRLSKEVGWNHYDTIKELEEKRKERSKVAYERKKQLARLRVKAEKVAEEKLGSQLDILAAVKY from the exons ATGGTGTCAGGATCAGGAGTAATGTCGAAAAGGGTAGTGATAGATGCACGACACCACATGTTAGGACGCACGGCCTCCATTGTTGCTAAGGAACTTCTTTCTGGACAGAAAGTAGTTGTTGTCAGATGTGAAGAGATTGCACTTTCAGGTGGTCTTGTTCGTCAAAAAATGAAGTATCTTCGTTTTCTTCGTAAACGTATGAATACTAAACCTTCTCATGGTCCTATTCATTTCCGTGCTCCTTCTAAGATCTTCTGGAGAACTGTTCGTGG GATGATTCCACACAAGACCAAGAGAGGAGCTGCTGCTTTGGCTAGGTTGAAGGTTTACGAGGGTGTTCCTCCACCTTATGACAAGGTCAAGAGGATGGTTGTTCCTGATGCTCTTAA GGTGTTGAGGCTCCAGAAGGGACACAAGTACTGCTTGCTAGGCCGTCTTTCCAAGGAAGTCGGCTGGAACCACTATGATACCATCAAG GAGCTGGAAGAGAAGCGAAAGGAGAGATCAAAGGTTGCCTATGAGAGGAAGAAGCAACTCGCTAGACTGAGGGTTAAGGCCGAGAAGGTTGCTGAAGAGAAGCTTGGATCTCAGTTGGACATTCTTGCTGCTGTCAAGTATTGA
- the LOC141591882 gene encoding E3 ubiquitin-protein ligase PRT1-like, which yields MSSSKSNDVHMLQFEDHDEETISDSFICCVCLDLLYKPIVLECGHVSCFWCVHNSMDPCQESHCPICRNPYHYFPTICERLHFLLVKMYPLAYKRREKQILEEEEKMGLFSPQLGEQEINNVGKFKPSHGVNNLSDMPRSPCIIKEDKDGLQLNIECSTAIKENSLPANVYGRNCKSVSIADLLCPACNQLFFRPTVLNCGHVLCEACIVVPEDEVIICKVCEIPHPRDCPNICVDLNNFVEEQFPDEFAARKGNIQEMQSQFQHKNPSFFSTSKKSAKNGFELPTSEENLLPWSKEYVSKLHGGVGCDHCGMYPIVGERYKCQDCKERIGFDLCGECYNTRSKRPGRFNQQHTPDHKFELMKPRQIPVSLMFQLVGRHIVDGSGTPAMAISAMEDSSDGWIEVDSTNNELDDILDGSLSVEFSDALSPTHHDADMEHQEDDPPST from the exons ATGTCATCCTCTAAATCCAACGACGTTCATATGCTCCAATTCGAGGATCATGATGAAGAAACTATCTCCGATTCCTTCATTTGCTGTGTTTGTTT gGATCTCCTCTATAAACCTATTGTGTTAG AATGTGGACATGTTTCCTGCTTCTGGTGTGTCCACAATTCCATGGATCCTTGTCAGGAGTCTCATTGCCCAATTTGTAGGAATCCGTATCATTACTTCCCTACTATATGTGAAAGGTTACATTTTCTGCTTGTGAAAATGTATCCCCTTGCTTATAAAAGAAGGGAAAAGCAGATTCTTG AGGAGGAAGAGAAGATGGGTCTCTTCTCACCACAACTAGGTGAGCAAGAGATTAACAACGTTGGCAAATTTAAACCTTCTCATGGTGTCAACAATTTGTCTGATATGCCTCGATCCCCATGCATCATAAAGGAAGACAAGGATGGGTTGCAATTGAATATAGAGTGTTCAACTGCTATAAAGGAAAATAGTCTGCCAGCTAATGTGTATGGTAGAAACTGCAAGAGTGTTTCAATTGCCGACTTACTCTGTCCAGCTTGCAACCAACTTTTTTTTCGCCCGACAGTTCTAAATTGTGGCCATG TGTTGTGTGAAGCTTGCATTGTGGTTCCAGAAGACGAAGTAATCATCTGTAAAGTTTGTGAAATCCCACACCCAAGGGACTGCCCGAACATTTGCGTGGACCTGAATAATTTTGTGGAGGAACAATTTCCTGATGAATTTGCAGCGCGAAAAGGAAATATTCAAGAAATGCAGTCACAATTTCAACATAAAAATCCATCTTTCT TTTCCACTTCAAAAAAATCTGCCAAGAATGGTTTCGAATTGCCTACGAGTGAAGAGAATCTCTTACCATGGTCGAAAGAATATGTTTCAAAACTCCACGGCGGTGTTGGTTGTGATCATTGTGGA ATGTATCCGATAGTGGGAGAGAGATACAAGTGTCAAGATTGCAAGGAAAGAATAGGGTTTGACCTTTGTGGAGAATGTTACAACACACGTTCCAAACGCCCAGGCCGCTTTAATCAGCAGCATACCCCAGATCATAAGTTTGAGCTTATGAAGCCGCGGCAGATTCCAGTTAGCTTAATGTTCCAACTTGTTGGAAGACATATTGTAGATGGCTCAGGAACTCCGGCTATGGCTATTAGTGCTATGGAAGACTCCTCTGATGGCTGGATTGAGGTTGATTCTACTAATAATGAACTtgatgacattcttgatggttcgTTATCTGTAGAGTTTAGTGATGCTTTATCTCCGACCCACCATGATGCTGACATGGAGCATCAAGAAGATGATCCTCCTTCAACATGA
- the LOC141589819 gene encoding uncharacterized protein LOC141589819 has product MYKVSRRKKTPSFMKGSIGRNKINEKGGDKDAEVEPTHYGGSQSFHDRVVLDTKKNKGKVPTIVDLFVDTHAKKTSKGKLIFAKEKDQQLYEQFLVRRKNNPEIDDNELWFDLVEGFQRGDVYGAGSAKEIFYPPARRRGSISSQQQPYTPSVVSVLQAQLAARERQDAERERRDAERDDEIRRMKEEMERMNSFFANCNTGWRPQPKDPRDPNYGGGSGAGASFPVM; this is encoded by the exons ATGTATAAGGTGTCTAGGAGGAAGAAGACAccatctttcatgaaag GAAGCATCGGCCGGAACAAGATCAACGAGAAAGGAGGAGATAAGGACGCGGAAGTTGAGCCTACTCATTATGGAGGGTCTCAATCTTTTCATGATCGTGTGGTGTTAGAT accaagaagaataagggcaaggtacccacgattgttgatctctttgttgacactcacgcaaagaagacaagcaagggcaagttgatcttcgcgaaggaaaaagatcaacagttatat gaacaattccttgtccgtaggaagaacaacccggaaattgatgacaatgagctatggtttgatcttgttgaggggttccaaagaggagatgtgtatggagccgggtcggcaaaggagattttctaccctcctgcaagaagaagagggtcaatttcctcccaacaacaaccttataccccaagtgtcgtaagtgtgctccaagctcaattagccgccagggagaggcaggatgccgagagggagaggcgggatgccgagagagatgatgaaattcggaggatgaaggaggaaatggaacggatgaactccttcttcgccaattgcaacactgggtggcgcccgcaaccaaaggatcctagagatcctaattatggaggtggtagtggagcgggagcaagtttccctgttatgtag